TCTCCGACTGGTGGCACCAGAGTGTCAACGTGGTGGGCAGCTACCACACTCGCTTCGGACCGCAGCTGAATAACGACGTATATCTCGAATACGAAGCCTTCGCCAAGAAAGACTGGTTCGATTTCTATGGTTACGTTGACGTGCCGAAGTTCTTCGGCGTGGGCAACACCCCGGATCGCGGCATCTGGAACAAAGGTTCCCCGCTGTTTATGGAGATCGAACCGCGCTTCTCCATCGACAAGCTGACCGGCACCGATCTGAGCTTCGGTCCGTTCAAAGAGTGGTACTTCGCCAACAACTACATCTATGATCTGGGCCATAATGCTGATGGCCGCCAGAACACCTGGTACATGGGTCTGGGCACCGATATCGACACCGGCCTGCCGATGAGCCTGTCGATGAACATCTACGCCAAATACCAGTGGGAAAACTACCAGGCTGCCAACGAGAACAGCTGGGACGGCTACCGCTTCAAGGTGAAATACTTCGTGCCGCTGACCCAGGTGTGGGGCGGCAACCTGAGCTACATCGGCTTCACCAACTTCGACTTCGGTTCGGATCTGGGCAAGGACAGCCATTGGGTTGACGGCACCGGCAAACAGGTGCGCACCGGCAACTCGATCGCCTCCAGCCATATTTTGGCGCTGAACTACGATCACTGGCACTATTCTTTCGTAGCGCGTTATTTCCATAACGGCGGCCAGTGGCAGGATGGCGCGGACATCGGCACCCCGCAGGGCCCGATCAAGTCTACCGGTTGGGGTTACTACCTCGTGGTCGGCTATAACTTCTGATTTTCCGTGTTATCAGAAACAGAAAACCCCGCCTGGCGGGGTTTTTTTTCGTCATCACTGGGCTTGTTCAACCGGGAGATGCTTCACCGGCATAAACAGCCTGCCTTTGATCACGTGACATTCATTATTTATCCAACTAATGATTTGTTCACGGCTGACGCCTTCCGCCTTCGCGTAACGATGAAGATCGCCGTTAAAGTGCCGAGTGATGTATTCCATGAGGGTCATTTGCACGTCTTTTGCTCCTGAACGCCCACCCGTTGCCAGCCTGGCCAC
The sequence above is drawn from the Serratia sp. FDAARGOS_506 genome and encodes:
- a CDS encoding nucleoside-specific channel-forming protein Tsx, coding for MKKIALAAGVLLAASYSASSMADSKDSQYVSDWWHQSVNVVGSYHTRFGPQLNNDVYLEYEAFAKKDWFDFYGYVDVPKFFGVGNTPDRGIWNKGSPLFMEIEPRFSIDKLTGTDLSFGPFKEWYFANNYIYDLGHNADGRQNTWYMGLGTDIDTGLPMSLSMNIYAKYQWENYQAANENSWDGYRFKVKYFVPLTQVWGGNLSYIGFTNFDFGSDLGKDSHWVDGTGKQVRTGNSIASSHILALNYDHWHYSFVARYFHNGGQWQDGADIGTPQGPIKSTGWGYYLVVGYNF